ttattaattgataacCTTTCTGCCATCGCAGCactatgtatcttgtgtggcacaATAGACGGAATATACCAAGGGAGTCCAATATGTTACCCACCCAGTATTATCCTACATCTTTACTCGCAAGGCTAATTACAGACCCGAGATGTTATGGAACGATGATTCCATTCACCATGGGGAACGGTAGACTAATAAATTATTCGCATGAGCTTTTAATTGGGATTTGAATTTTCACTAAGAAGAGAATATTTGAACGTGGCGAATAGATTGCTGTTCAGACTTATGACTATGTTTCCTCTTTTATTGATTAAAATAGAAATGGTATGGTTACGAACTACGTTTGCATTCGTTGTGATAAAGCCACTTCCAGCGTCTTCTGGGCCAAAATGACCGAGCATAAATCAAATCTATGGTACATATATCCGTTTGATTTTAGATTTATAAAATTCTTATACAATTCCTCATGATGCATTTTTATATTAATATAGCTCTATTTACGTCTTGaatatttctacagaaaattgTTTTGGAAGATCTCCAGTGGCGAAAACTTTGTAACCATCCgtaaacatttaaaaaagttATTGGTTAAATTCTGGATAGTAACTTGGGACGATACTATGACGATACTACagtatgaaaaaatatgaacGGGGGGCTGGGGGTGGGGGTTATTTTCACATGGAAAACGTTGTTTTATTGGGGATCGGGgtaagtgaaaatacggggtactgtggctattacttttatttaaatgcaattgatttccaacaaaatagttaattctatatttatcattgatgttgaaagtgaatattttgagcaattaagtaattgtgtgacatcgtaaaccatttaaaagttttaattaaagccaaaatctgctaTTTTCACTTGCCTTTGAGTTTTAagatacatggggcaagtgggacatatttgaacaacaattttcgattttaactgtttttagattgttatctagtaaaaataacttcgacactcgtATAATACATATTAATATATattatcatatggatctgaatatGATGCAgtttgatatcgttggtttcgttgttaaAAGTTAATTATACAATTAATTGCCAAATGTGTATTCTACATTCTGAAAATGAACTCCCGCATGAAAAAGAGCAATGTATGCGATGTTTTTCCGTTTACAGAGCAATAATTTCTTTATTCTACAATACGTCAACAGGTTTTATCTTgtgatttgttattttcaaacttcgcatcagatttacagattatcagataaataaagtgcttaacacATAAGTTGacaatttcgttctattacaaatatACAGCACTGAgtatcgcctgaataaaaacgtttctttcgAGGTACTGatatatgtaataatttgttttcTAAACAGAGACATATCCATTCGAAAAGtgaatgaagatttgcattTGCTACAAAAGAAAGCTAATGGAAGGCAAGACAACAGACAATTAAACATCGGATCAGcttcagctatggcagctaatgcacggaaacggatttccggataaactgatacggttgatcaaggcgatgatggatcgggtggtgtgcgtagtttgagtttcaggggcattctcaagtcccttcgaaacgcgccgagggtcacggcaaggtgatgcactttcgtgtctgctattcaacattgctttggagggagtaatacgaagggcagggattgacacgagtggtacgattttaaCGAAGTCCGACCagatatttggtttcgccgacgacattgatattatggcacgtaactttgagaggatggaggaagcctacatcagactgtaAAGCGAAGCTAGAAGGATTTgaatagtcatcaacacgtcaaagacgaagtacatgataggaagaggctcaagagaggacaacgtaagcaaCCCACTACAAGTTTGTATTGGTCGAAATCGAGGTGATTGAAGAAGATACACGCTCACTaatgacctccgataacgataccagcagagaaattcggagacgcatcatggcaggaaatcgtacgttctGTAGACtctgcaaaacgctccgatcaaatagaattcaccaccgtaccaaactgactatcttcaAAACGCTTATTCGACTGGTAGttctctatggacacgagacctggacaatgctcgtggaggaccaacgcgcactggaagttttcgaaagaaaagtgatGTGTACCATCTGTGGTGAGGTGCAGATGCTGGGAGCTACGGAATCGGACCACCAGATGGAGATGGTAGTGGTGGTGTTGCCAGTCGACGAGGACTACGATGACAGAATTGAGCTATCGGGATGGCGGTTGGTAGCTTTATTTTTCCAGTCACTGGTGACAGATGGCGGAACTGTCACTGACGGCTTTCGATCGACGAGATGCGCGATGATATCCGGGAAATCTGCCTCCGGACACTTCTGTCGAGAATAGAAGAAAGGTCGGCTCCAGTGCTGTTGGCGAACAATAGAGGGCTGGGTGATATTTTGCCCACTCAGTCCAAACTATTAGGGACCCCACACACGCTCTGACATATTGttcaactttgactccgccttAGCAAACTTGGTGCGGTTGGAGTAAGGCCGGACCGtatgtgggcaagttgtacgactgttggacAGACGGTTTCAAAGTTGTAAAGTTCGTCGGATGAAATCAAAACCGTTTGATTTTGCTGAGACTTCTGGTGGGCGGAGTCAAATGTTATACAAGCAAGTTGCATTGTGTGTAGTGCTGTTGTACAACACTGTTGCTTTCGATTTCTCTGGTTTCCACTTCCAATATCCAGGAGGACGGGATTTCTTTAAATCTTATCGTTatcgaaccctgagtatggtaTTGATGTTTTGACCACACACTGACCATTGTGACCACCGGGTGATCCCttggaagatccgaaacatccaTAAAATGATCAATTCGAAAATTTTATCTTAGAGCGGCGagatttttttactcatttattGTCGAACCCTGAGTACGGAATTGATTTTGTGGCCCACACACGAACCATTTTGGCATGCCGGTTCTatggaagatccgaaacatccgtaaaaattaaCAATCCGTAAATTTCGTCGTGGAACACCGTGATTTTTTGATGAATTGATGTTGTGATCCACACACGGACCATTGTAGCCACCGGGTTGACccatggaagatccggaacattcgcAAAAATGGTCGATTCGTAAATTTCATTTTCTTGGCACATCAagggaagttttttttatgtcttcatTATCGAGACTTTCGGCCCAAGGCTAGCTCGTTCCGTATACAAGGGAAGTTAATCGTGCCGGTATAATGGAAACACGTCTGTCTTCAGCTGTGGTCAGCAGATCGACCAGCATCTCTTCGGTCGGACAATACAGATAATTGATGGCTCCAGTCTGCTCCATATTCTTGGCAAATGGAATTTTGTCGCAATATGTTTGGTCCGATTGCTGAACTTCTCCTCCAGCTTAGATTCCAGTGTCCAAAGGAATGTTCGAAGGTTTAGCATCTTCCAGTCCAACAGATTCCACCACTTGCATTGACTTTGGTGAAAGTCTCCAGCTTCATCCAACGCCACTTAAATGCCGAGGTAATGTAGGACATCCCCAAGGTAATTGATTCCGATGTTGCCGTTGAGCGTTGCTTCCAAGGTTTTGGTGATCTGGCCATCCTAACTTGCTACAATCAGGTCATTTACGTAAACGAGAACGTAACACCACCTTTCTTTAAACTGTTTTCGATACAAGCAAGGATCCGCATCATACTATTGCAAACCTGCTAGTTTGAGGACCTCTTGAAGACGATGATTCCACGAGCGGGCAGCCTGCTTCAAATTATAAGGGCTTTTCATTAATCGGCAGACCTTGCTCTCCATACCAGCAACTGCAAATCCAGGGGtagtccaaaaaaaaatctctctcagCAATTGCAGCAATCGTTCCATTTCGGATGTTCTTCCAGGGGACCATCCGGTAGCCACAATAGTCGACGTATGGGTATGGGTCACAACATAAATTCCACAATCAGGGTTCGACAAAAAATGgttatgggttcgagtcccatcgaagggaaagtggttacctccaatacatttttcatttcaaaatcttccacacaatgtacatattcacatcggaGTTTTCAGAACTTAGCAGGTTAACTGGTCGCCCCATTCTCAGAGATAACTGCAACCGATTCCTTTTCTTGTTCATTCCAGGAAACCATGCGGCGCGGAACGGTCCACGTGGATGTGGGCGAGGGAGAGGGCTTCCTGAAGTTCGGTTGGATCAAGGGCGTCCTGATGCGCTGCCTGTTGAACATCTGGGGCGTGATGTTGTTCCTGCGACTGAGTTGGGTCGTCGGCCAGGCCGGCGTCATCCAGGGGGTGGTACTGATTTCGACTACCACCGTAGTGACGGTGATTACCGCCCTCTCGATGTCGGCCATCAGCACGAACGGTGTGATAAAGGGTGGTGGGACGTACTACATGATATCACGCTCGTTGGGACCGGAGTTTGGCGGGTCGATCGGGTTGATTTTCTCGCTGGCCAACGCCGTTGCCTGTGCTATGTACGTGGTCGGGTTCTGCGAATCAATGACCGACATGTTGACATCGTTCGGACTGGCAATAATCGACGGTGGAGTACAGGACATTCGGATCATTGGAGTGATCACGGTTGTGATATTGCTGGGTATCGTCGTTATTGGAATGGAGTGGGAGGCTAAGGCGCAGGTCGTTTTGCTGATCATTCTGTTGATTGCCATTGCTGATTTTATGATTGGAACTATTATTGGACCTAAGTCAGATTTGGATATTGCTAGAGGATTTGTTGGCTATAATGGTAAGATTATCTgcagagaaaaaaaattcaatcttattaaatatttgttggctttcaaaccattttaaaatttattctctCATTTACAGGAACCCTTCTTATGGAAAATTTACAATCCGATTATCGGCCGGTTAAGGGCACGGTTCACGATTTCTTCTCAGTTTTCGCCATTTTCTTCCCAGCTGCAACTGGTATTCTGGCAGGTGCTAACATCAGCGGAGATTTGAAGGACCCCTCGAAGGCCATTCCCAAGGGTACCATCCTGGCCATCGTACTGACGTCCTTATCGTACGTTACAATGGCCGTTATGGCTGGTGCAACAGTAGTGCGTGACGCCACCGGAAACGTCACCGATATGGCTAATGGATCTTGGGCATTCGCTGAGTGTGCTCCTGAAGAGTGTAAATACGGCTTGCACAATTCGTTCCAGGTCATGGAGCTGGCATCCGCTTTCGGACCCATCATTTACGCTGGTTGTTTTGCAGCTACTTTGTCCTCAGCTCTCGCCAGTTTGGTGTCCGCACCGAAGGTCTTTCAAGCACTCTGCAAGGACAAACTCTACCCGAAGATCGGCTGGTTCGGCAAGGGTTTCGGACCGAACAACGAACCAGTCCGGGGATACATTCTGACCTTTGTGATTTCTGTAGCTGTGATTCTGATTGGTGAGCTGAATTTGATCGCTCCCTTGATTTCGAATTTCTTCCTTGCTGCCTACTGCCTGGTGAACTTCAGCACATTCCATGCCAGCATAGCAAAGCCCGTTGGTTGGCGACCAACATTCAAGGTTTATGATCCAATACTGTGTCTCAACTCCCAAAATTTAAAATGCTTATGTTCTCTTTCAGTATTACAACAAGTGGCTCAGTTTGATTGGTACAATTTTGTGTATTGCCGTAATGTTTTTGATTTCATGGCCGACGGCTTTGATAACATTCGCAGTTGTAGTCACTTTGTACCTTTTCGTATCCTACCGAAAGCCGGATGTTAACTGGGGATCAACAACGCAAGCGCAAATCTACAAGAATGCCCTTTTGTCTGTGCAGCAGCTCAACAATGTGGAAGATCACGTCAAGAATTATCGGCCACAAATCTTAGTTATGTCCGGTCACCCAGGCAGCCGACCACTGTTGGTCCACTTTTCCTACCTGCTAACTAAGAATCTTTCGTTGATGGTTTGCGGTCAGGTGAACAAAGCACAAACATCCCAGAAGTTCCGAAACTATCTTCAACGGAAAGCCAACGATTGGTTCCGCCGGCACAAGGTTAAGGGTTTCTACACTTACGTGGATGATAATGATTTCGAAACAGGAACTCGTGCGGCCATGCAAGCAAGCGGAATAGGCAAGCTGCGCCCCAACCTGCTGTTGCTGGGCTATAAGAACGATTGGAAGAAATGCGATTCGGTTGAACTGGAACAGTACTTCACAGTGGTGCACAAAGCTTTAGACATGTACTTATCGGTGGCGATTTTGAGAGTTGCCAAAGGTTTGGATTACGCTCAGGTGCTTGGGGAGGACACCGTGGCAAAGCAAATTAGCGAGACGCCTCGCACGCTGCTGCACAACGATAGCTCGAACGATCTGGCTGGACAGAATAAGATAAGTTCGTTGCACGGAAGCTGTGACTCTTTGAGTCGCAACATATCGCAAGGTAATTGGATAAAACATAAGTTACTAATACTGTATATGCAAGATCATGAAATGTCATTTAACGTAATGTAAAAGTTACATTTATTTAAAATAAGGCATGTGAAGCACCAATCAGACCTACAACCACTTGTCATCAGGAAAATTaaagacaaaacaaaacaaaaagatAAGACGTCAGGAACCACTTGTcattagggatcctacattcagagatatgcgaaagcggccatcttgagccaatcgagcattgagaactgtcaaaatctgagccaaatgaacatcgttattgttgcagatcgaaaagtattgcgattttggtgaaatagatttaatgaaaagttttatagaataaacaatttgttttgctttcgtaagTAAAAGTATTATAGTTGATGCCTTATATCGTGTTCATTCgtattgctctttaattttagcGATAATGCACTGCTAGAGGCtggacaaaataatcaaaaagtgtcttcgaatgtaaagtcatgtgcaagcctaaacatttttcactgcggcaagtgctggcagcgtttgtttacgaaagtaacagcgttgctaaatcgtctggaaagtattcgcacatctcttaatataggatccctacttGTCATCAGGAAAATTaaagacaaaacaaaacaaaaagatAAGACGTCAGGAAGACAAGGAGACTAGAAGGCAAGAAGACTAGAAGAAATAGACAGGATCGCCGTTTCCGACCAGAGGTCACatagactgaatacttaacacctaAGATTAATTAACGGATAGAACATTTACACAAcccccagtggaccagtggagaattgtTCACTTTACTTCACTTTCTCCTTATTAGggctggaatcgaacccacactccacagcacgcaAATGCGCCCAGACGACTGTCGCCGCTAGCCGCACGcagatagaggtgtgcgccggtccgaaaatcgtcgtcggcgacgtttgtcataattttcgTCGACTGTTTTGGCGTTTTCGACGTCACACCGAAACCCACATTTGCCAACGTCGGCGACataaatcgaaatttttttcattacgatcttttcttaaagatttttttttatattttcatgacATTAGCAGGAGAATTATTTGAATGTCGCTTGACAAGTGTGGTGAACATCCCCAGAAAATTCTTCTTAGTtttcccaatattttttttctgattttccaaaaaaaagtttgatgtTTTCGcggaaaattatttggattttcCACAGACAATTCTTTGAAACTTCCATGCGACATTTTTGTATGAAGATGAAAGACATGTCAACGTATCTCCGAATGAAACGAAATCTGAGGTAGATCCGGTGATGCAATTGTGAAACCCATCAGAAAATCAAAGTGTTCCAAAGCGttccaaagttgttccaaagtTAAAAGCAAAGTGTATAATAGGGGGAAAGTTTTTGCTGCAGCACATTTAGTAGCGGATCGAACTTATTTTTTCTGAAGAATCGAGGTTCTATTCTTCCAGATAGCCGCGTTTTCCGAATGATGAAAACAAGTTTGCACACACCTGGTAAGCACCAACGACGATAATGTAAGATTTAATA
The nucleotide sequence above comes from Armigeres subalbatus isolate Guangzhou_Male chromosome 3, GZ_Asu_2, whole genome shotgun sequence. Encoded proteins:
- the LOC134227975 gene encoding solute carrier family 12 member 1 isoform X1, coding for MSKPKDVEMNTMHRVDSANRFQVNPVSLDHPDGGGGGTNGHADATTDDDTFPEELVKRRTSRLQSLRTSFRDKERKNSQTTRFKMENGNASDSNEDEEDNLIDDNKYARSFRHFTREALPRADNYRNILSFQANNRPTLDELHHASITNKETMRRGTVHVDVGEGEGFLKFGWIKGVLMRCLLNIWGVMLFLRLSWVVGQAGVIQGVVLISTTTVVTVITALSMSAISTNGVIKGGGTYYMISRSLGPEFGGSIGLIFSLANAVACAMYVVGFCESMTDMLTSFGLAIIDGGVQDIRIIGVITVVILLGIVVIGMEWEAKAQVVLLIILLIAIADFMIGTIIGPKSDLDIARGFVGYNGTLLMENLQSDYRPVKGTVHDFFSVFAIFFPAATGILAGANISGDLKDPSKAIPKGTILAIVLTSLSYVTMAVMAGATVVRDATGNVTDMANGSWAFAECAPEECKYGLHNSFQVMELASAFGPIIYAGCFAATLSSALASLVSAPKVFQALCKDKLYPKIGWFGKGFGPNNEPVRGYILTFVISVAVILIGELNLIAPLISNFFLAAYCLVNFSTFHASIAKPVGWRPTFKYYNKWLSLIGTILCIAVMFLISWPTALITFAVVVTLYLFVSYRKPDVNWGSTTQAQIYKNALLSVQQLNNVEDHVKNYRPQILVMSGHPGSRPLLVHFSYLLTKNLSLMVCGQVNKAQTSQKFRNYLQRKANDWFRRHKVKGFYTYVDDNDFETGTRAAMQASGIGKLRPNLLLLGYKNDWKKCDSVELEQYFTVVHKALDMYLSVAILRVAKGLDYAQVLGEDTVAKQISETPRTLLHNDSSNDLAGQNKISSLHGSCDSLSRNISQGHERNNVHEKNEKNLKASSTSDLTTGTPRIQTVSGMPDPMDINAKLLNETNNRSLKRTNNDPALLYRGPGGAELPKEVLEELTQFTSKKKHGIIDVYWLYDDGGLTLLLPYIISTRRNWSSCKLRVFALANRKNELEFEQRNMASLLAKFRIDYSDLTLLPDVNKKPSQVMAGFFKELVREFSGEDGIISDAELLAVQAKTNRHLNIREYLLEHSQKSDLVVMTLPMPRKGVVSAPLYMAWLETLSQGISPFLFVRGNQTSVLTFYS
- the LOC134227975 gene encoding bumetanide-sensitive sodium-(potassium)-chloride cotransporter isoform X2; its protein translation is MSKPKDVEMNTMHRVDSANRFQVNPVSLDHPDGGGGGTNGHADATTDDDTFPEELVKRRTSRLQSLRTSFRDKERKNSQTTRFKMENGNASDSNEDEEDNLIDDNKYARSFRHFTREALPRADNYRNILSFQANNRPTLDELHHASITNKETMRRGTVHVDVGEGEGFLKFGWIKGVLMRCLLNIWGVMLFLRLSWVVGQAGVIQGVVLISTTTVVTVITALSMSAISTNGVIKGGGTYYMISRSLGPEFGGSIGLIFSLANAVACAMYVVGFCESMTDMLTSFGLAIIDGGVQDIRIIGVITVVILLGIVVIGMEWEAKAQVVLLIILLIAIADFMIGTIIGPKSDLDIARGFVGYNGTLLMENLQSDYRPVKGTVHDFFSVFAIFFPAATGILAGANISGDLKDPSKAIPKGTILAIVLTSLSYVTMAVMAGATVVRDATGNVTDMANGSWAFAECAPEECKYGLHNSFQVMELASAFGPIIYAGCFAATLSSALASLVSAPKVFQALCKDKLYPKIGWFGKGFGPNNEPVRGYILTFVISVAVILIGELNLIAPLISNFFLAAYCLVNFSTFHASIAKPVGWRPTFKYYNKWLSLIGTILCIAVMFLISWPTALITFAVVVTLYLFVSYRKPDVNWGSTTQAQIYKNALLSVQQLNNVEDHVKNYRPQILVMSGHPGSRPLLVHFSYLLTKNLSLMVCGQVNKAQTSQKFRNYLQRKANDWFRRHKVKGFYTYVDDNDFETGTRAAMQASGIGKLRPNLLLLGYKNDWKKCDSVELEQYFTVVHKALDMYLSVAILRVAKGLDYAQVLGEDTVAKQISETPRTLLHNDSSNDLAGQNKISSLHGSCDSLSRNISQASSTSDLTTGTPRIQTVSGMPDPMDINAKLLNETNNRSLKRTNNDPALLYRGPGGAELPKEVLEELTQFTSKKKHGIIDVYWLYDDGGLTLLLPYIISTRRNWSSCKLRVFALANRKNELEFEQRNMASLLAKFRIDYSDLTLLPDVNKKPSQVMAGFFKELVREFSGEDGIISDAELLAVQAKTNRHLNIREYLLEHSQKSDLVVMTLPMPRKGVVSAPLYMAWLETLSQGISPFLFVRGNQTSVLTFYS